One stretch of bacterium DNA includes these proteins:
- a CDS encoding OmpA family protein, translating into MSKSTVGLPANLILPRARSAFALFASVSLVLVGTAVARELQGAEQPGEGVWRNYDFTPGAQVWFASDFTDEPVGRFPGSQLEFLGGNMEIVTKDGEKVLEVSANSEFAIGLPEALPGDFSLEFSLQTGAPNLAVFVLFTPRETAWNRYMSQYLHIYQRPGIAFQGQPVASISGVRSLPEGLTPVKLQVDGDYAILYVGGQRAANIPNANFITGSKIHFIVSANDRRRAYLKDFVVAVGVEDMYEKLMETGAFTTRGILFDFNEDQLRPESTPVLEQIHSMLESHPEIVQITIEGHTDSVGEEEYNQALSERRAQTIKRYLEENGIDGDRIAVLGMGETEPVSDNTTAAGRAENRRVVIRISEG; encoded by the coding sequence GTGAGCAAGTCGACCGTAGGCCTACCAGCCAATCTCATACTGCCGCGTGCCAGATCCGCATTCGCGTTGTTCGCCTCGGTCAGTCTCGTCCTGGTGGGCACGGCTGTCGCCCGGGAGCTGCAGGGCGCCGAGCAGCCCGGCGAGGGAGTCTGGCGCAACTACGACTTCACGCCCGGCGCACAGGTGTGGTTTGCGTCGGACTTCACGGATGAACCGGTGGGTCGCTTCCCCGGCAGCCAGCTCGAGTTCCTCGGTGGCAACATGGAGATCGTCACGAAGGACGGGGAGAAGGTCCTCGAGGTCTCCGCGAACAGCGAGTTCGCCATCGGTCTCCCCGAGGCGCTCCCCGGGGACTTCTCCCTCGAGTTCTCTCTCCAGACCGGCGCGCCGAACTTGGCCGTCTTCGTCCTGTTCACACCGCGGGAGACGGCGTGGAACCGATACATGAGCCAGTACCTGCACATCTACCAGCGACCGGGTATCGCGTTTCAGGGTCAGCCCGTGGCCAGCATCAGCGGCGTCCGCAGCCTCCCGGAAGGTCTCACGCCGGTCAAGCTCCAGGTCGACGGGGATTACGCGATCCTATACGTGGGCGGGCAGCGGGCGGCCAACATCCCGAACGCGAACTTCATCACCGGGAGCAAGATCCACTTCATCGTGTCGGCCAACGACCGCCGCCGGGCGTACCTGAAGGATTTCGTGGTCGCCGTCGGCGTAGAGGACATGTACGAAAAGCTGATGGAGACCGGAGCGTTCACCACCCGCGGAATCCTCTTCGACTTCAACGAAGACCAGCTCCGTCCGGAGTCGACGCCCGTGCTCGAGCAGATCCACTCCATGCTCGAGAGCCATCCCGAGATCGTGCAGATCACCATCGAGGGGCACACCGACAGCGTTGGCGAGGAAGAGTACAATCAAGCCCTCTCCGAGCGCCGCGCCCAGACGATCAAACGGTATCTCGAGGAGAACGGTATCGATGGTGACCGCATCGCGGTGCTCGGCATGGGCGAGACGGAGCCGGTGTCGGACAACACCACCGCCGCGGGGCGGGCGGAGAACCGTCGGGTCGTGATCCGGATTTCGGAAGGCTAG
- a CDS encoding S41 family peptidase: MPFTIENHARMNDVRGASIRGTSALGATALLLSLLSLAPAADAQFARPGQLPAMDAAIRAAVVDSLTAVIDSVYVLEAPAGRIVAGLRQNLSDGAYADITDPAEFAQKLQQDAQQINHDGHFGIAALLPLDPSVVEAELDEDPADAARQQRLERAQNYGFKKAEILTGGIGYLRFDRFSHGDEAFAAAVAAMNFLANSNALIIDLRYNCGGSASMIRLICGYLFAEDTHLVNWDIRAEKKTVQSYSPDYVPGRRLTEQPVYILTSGNTFSAAEEFTFDLRNLERATLVGETTGGGGHTVSSHIFDFGDFRMGIRVPRGRAYNPENNEGWEGAGVAPHIAVPPERALEAAHADALRRLIEDEADERYKARLQWALVDVDSRIDPIALTEKQMKEYAGQYGPRRIFIENGALLYQREDRPRMKLEPMGEDLFRVGDLDYFRAAFARDPRGRIVKFIGRYDDGTTDEHQRDAR, from the coding sequence ATGCCGTTCACAATCGAGAATCACGCACGGATGAACGACGTGCGGGGAGCATCGATCCGCGGGACCTCCGCGCTCGGCGCCACGGCCCTGTTGCTGTCGTTGCTGTCCCTCGCACCCGCCGCCGACGCCCAGTTCGCCCGTCCCGGCCAGCTCCCCGCCATGGATGCCGCGATCCGGGCGGCGGTCGTCGACAGCCTCACCGCAGTCATCGATTCGGTCTACGTCCTCGAGGCGCCGGCCGGCAGAATCGTCGCGGGGCTGAGGCAGAACCTGTCCGACGGCGCATACGCCGACATCACCGATCCGGCGGAGTTCGCGCAGAAACTTCAACAGGACGCCCAGCAGATCAACCACGACGGTCACTTCGGCATCGCGGCCCTGCTGCCGCTGGATCCGTCCGTCGTGGAGGCCGAGTTGGACGAGGATCCGGCGGATGCCGCACGCCAGCAGAGACTGGAGCGCGCGCAGAACTACGGTTTCAAGAAGGCCGAGATCCTGACCGGCGGCATCGGCTACCTCAGGTTCGATCGGTTCTCGCACGGCGACGAAGCCTTCGCCGCCGCCGTGGCGGCCATGAACTTCCTGGCCAACAGCAACGCCCTGATCATCGATCTCAGGTACAACTGCGGCGGGTCGGCGTCGATGATCCGCCTGATCTGCGGATACCTGTTCGCGGAGGATACGCACCTGGTCAACTGGGACATCCGCGCCGAGAAGAAGACGGTTCAGTCCTACAGTCCCGACTACGTGCCGGGTCGGCGCTTGACCGAGCAACCCGTCTATATCCTGACCAGCGGGAACACCTTCTCGGCCGCCGAGGAGTTCACCTTCGACCTGCGCAACCTCGAACGCGCAACGCTCGTGGGTGAAACCACGGGCGGCGGGGGCCATACGGTGTCTTCCCATATCTTCGATTTCGGCGATTTCCGCATGGGCATCCGCGTGCCCCGCGGCCGGGCCTACAACCCGGAGAACAACGAGGGCTGGGAGGGCGCAGGTGTCGCGCCACACATCGCCGTACCGCCGGAACGGGCCCTCGAGGCCGCCCACGCCGACGCGCTGCGCAGGCTCATCGAGGACGAGGCGGACGAGCGGTACAAGGCCAGACTCCAGTGGGCCCTGGTGGACGTGGACAGCCGGATCGATCCCATCGCGCTCACGGAGAAGCAGATGAAGGAGTATGCCGGGCAATACGGCCCCCGGCGCATCTTCATCGAAAACGGCGCCCTCCTGTACCAGCGCGAGGACCGGCCCCGTATGAAGCTGGAACCCATGGGGGAAGACCTGTTCCGCGTCGGGGACCTGGATTACTTCCGGGCCGCCTTCGCGCGCGATCCGCGGGGCAGGATCGTGAAGTTCATCGGCAGGTACGACGACGGCACGACCGACGAGCACCAGCGGGATGCAAGATGA
- a CDS encoding cadherin-like domain-containing protein, with translation MKPRRFIVSIASGLILLALPGAGPVPLADTAAVPVANDDSYSLWQGATLTVTSGNGVLQNDTDADGDPLTASSNTPPANGTLNFGSNGAFTYDHDGANWNNDSFTYHCNDGFNNSNIATVNLSITRLVDDIPSRLLYLIVGPQLRYVPYDANHSLYDIPDTVTRAVVVVHGTNRNANDYYNTILIAATNAGNAQGHTLIVAPQFLTYLDIFENPNAITWPVTNPFDLVYWTSGGWKEGDESANPGGYSVSSFDAMDEILETIAEKGKNVRDIIVTGHSAGGQFTNRYAAGNDVDETLREEHGVRVRYVIANPSTYLYLNDERWTGPPDPYTSFGVPANDCTPGQQHYDHYKYGLQNRNPYMNRLSADIIRSNYRDRRVMYLMGELDVEDGSLDQTCAANLQGIHRYERGQVFMKYLKHYYVDTRQETICHEYAILGGVEHDADQVYATDEGRYALFDYGDPYYNMVCGFIAHPAAPLYGRLFIGQAVAAAPDNWCVELMDGTYYGSPNRDIDFNGKKITVTSWSENPSTCVMDCQGQGRGFNFQTGEGYDSVVKGIKIKDGTAVDGGGIRCSNASPAIHHCAFYSCRATGNGGGVYANGTAYPDVVDCEFNSCSAVLGGGLYCNFSSTSNPAVNFCSFVGNRASTDGGGFWGSNVGTGIYKGVFLLNGADNNGGAIYLTGGSAPSCVCFCAVLYNWARNAGAAVYLTGNASPYTAYNSYVGNYIRTNKQGDPAAEEGPAAAIAVTDFSQMTMNNCIVAFSGNAGAISTEPGTTVLLSCSNLYGNSGGDWNGDIADQVLIEGNFSGDPCFCNADSVDADLHLCADSYCLPGMRPWGCEDLVGALGEGCDGCGCMSPIATYLAVFSAQPDGTAVRFVWQVEATGEPAVFRLSGRRGDREWTVPYESEGGGRYRALDPSPPDGAPGAIVYSLHLRQGEDRWLLLHREEVAPGLPPLVTRLEDVHPNPFNPQVAITYALAAPGPMRLAVFDLRGNRVMTLVDGMQPAGRRTVTWNGVSASGAPVGSGAYVVRFEGPAGAQTRKILLVR, from the coding sequence ATGAAACCGCGCAGATTCATCGTTTCCATAGCCAGCGGCCTGATCCTGCTCGCCCTGCCCGGTGCGGGCCCCGTCCCGCTGGCCGACACCGCCGCCGTCCCCGTCGCCAACGACGACAGCTACAGCCTGTGGCAGGGGGCCACGCTCACCGTCACGTCCGGCAACGGCGTGCTGCAGAACGACACCGACGCCGACGGCGATCCCCTGACGGCTTCCTCGAACACGCCGCCCGCCAACGGCACCCTGAACTTCGGCAGCAACGGCGCGTTCACCTACGACCACGACGGTGCGAACTGGAACAACGACAGCTTCACCTACCACTGCAACGACGGTTTCAACAACTCCAACATCGCCACGGTCAACCTGAGCATCACGCGGCTGGTGGACGACATCCCCTCCAGGCTGCTCTACCTGATCGTCGGACCCCAACTCCGCTACGTCCCCTACGACGCCAACCACTCCCTGTACGACATCCCGGACACCGTCACCCGGGCCGTGGTGGTGGTCCACGGCACCAACCGCAACGCGAACGACTACTACAACACCATCCTCATCGCCGCGACCAACGCGGGCAACGCCCAGGGCCACACCCTGATCGTCGCCCCCCAGTTCCTGACCTATCTGGATATCTTCGAGAACCCCAACGCGATCACCTGGCCCGTGACCAACCCCTTCGACCTGGTCTACTGGACGTCGGGCGGCTGGAAGGAGGGGGACGAATCGGCCAATCCCGGCGGCTACTCCGTCAGCTCCTTCGACGCCATGGACGAGATCCTCGAGACCATCGCCGAGAAGGGGAAGAACGTCCGGGACATCATCGTCACCGGGCACTCCGCGGGCGGACAGTTCACGAACCGCTACGCCGCGGGGAACGACGTCGACGAGACCCTGCGCGAGGAGCACGGGGTCCGGGTGCGCTACGTCATCGCCAACCCGAGCACCTACCTTTACCTCAATGACGAGCGCTGGACCGGACCTCCCGATCCCTACACGAGCTTCGGCGTCCCGGCAAACGACTGCACGCCCGGCCAGCAGCACTACGACCACTACAAGTACGGGCTCCAGAACCGGAACCCCTACATGAACCGGCTGAGCGCGGACATCATCCGCAGCAACTACCGGGACCGGCGGGTCATGTACCTCATGGGCGAGCTGGACGTCGAGGACGGGAGCCTGGACCAGACCTGCGCCGCCAACCTACAGGGGATCCACAGGTACGAGCGCGGCCAGGTCTTCATGAAGTACCTCAAGCACTACTACGTGGACACCCGGCAGGAGACCATCTGCCACGAGTACGCGATCCTGGGCGGCGTCGAGCACGACGCCGACCAGGTGTACGCGACGGACGAGGGCCGGTACGCGCTGTTCGACTACGGCGACCCCTATTACAACATGGTCTGCGGGTTCATCGCCCACCCCGCCGCCCCGCTCTACGGGCGGCTGTTCATCGGACAGGCCGTGGCCGCCGCTCCGGACAACTGGTGCGTCGAGCTGATGGACGGCACATACTACGGCAGCCCGAACCGGGACATCGACTTCAACGGCAAGAAGATCACCGTCACCTCCTGGAGCGAGAACCCGAGCACCTGCGTCATGGACTGCCAGGGCCAGGGGCGGGGCTTCAACTTCCAGACCGGCGAGGGGTACGACTCGGTGGTCAAGGGCATCAAGATCAAGGACGGCACGGCGGTCGACGGGGGCGGCATCCGCTGCAGCAACGCCTCGCCCGCCATCCACCACTGCGCCTTCTACAGCTGCCGGGCCACGGGCAACGGCGGCGGCGTGTACGCCAACGGGACCGCCTATCCCGATGTGGTGGACTGCGAGTTCAACAGCTGCTCCGCGGTCCTCGGCGGCGGCCTGTACTGCAACTTCAGCAGCACCAGCAACCCGGCCGTGAATTTCTGCTCGTTCGTGGGCAACCGGGCCAGCACGGACGGAGGGGGATTCTGGGGCTCCAACGTCGGCACTGGTATCTACAAGGGCGTGTTCCTGCTCAACGGAGCCGACAACAACGGCGGCGCCATCTACCTCACCGGCGGCTCGGCCCCGAGCTGTGTCTGCTTCTGTGCCGTCTTGTACAACTGGGCCCGGAATGCCGGGGCGGCGGTCTACCTCACCGGCAATGCGTCGCCGTACACGGCCTACAACTCCTACGTCGGCAACTACATCAGGACGAACAAGCAGGGCGACCCGGCCGCCGAGGAGGGGCCGGCCGCGGCAATCGCGGTCACCGACTTCTCGCAGATGACCATGAACAACTGCATCGTCGCCTTCAGCGGCAACGCCGGCGCGATCTCGACCGAGCCGGGCACTACCGTCCTGCTCTCCTGCAGCAACCTGTACGGCAACAGCGGGGGCGACTGGAACGGCGACATCGCCGACCAGGTCCTGATCGAGGGGAACTTCTCCGGAGACCCCTGCTTCTGCAACGCCGATTCGGTGGACGCCGATCTGCATCTCTGCGCCGATTCCTACTGCCTGCCCGGCATGCGACCCTGGGGCTGCGAGGATCTGGTAGGTGCGCTGGGCGAGGGGTGCGACGGGTGCGGATGCATGAGTCCCATCGCCACCTACCTGGCCGTGTTCTCGGCGCAACCCGACGGGACGGCCGTGCGGTTCGTCTGGCAGGTGGAGGCGACCGGCGAGCCGGCCGTCTTCCGTCTGTCCGGTCGCCGCGGCGACCGGGAGTGGACCGTGCCGTACGAGTCGGAGGGCGGCGGGCGTTACCGGGCCCTGGACCCGTCGCCGCCGGACGGCGCTCCCGGGGCGATCGTCTACTCGCTCCACCTGCGCCAGGGAGAGGACCGGTGGCTGCTGCTGCACCGGGAGGAGGTGGCCCCCGGCCTGCCGCCGCTCGTGACGCGGCTGGAGGACGTCCACCCCAACCCCTTCAATCCGCAGGTCGCGATCACCTACGCCCTGGCGGCGCCCGGACCGATGCGGCTGGCTGTCTTCGATCTGAGGGGAAACAGGGTGATGACCCTGGTGGACGGGATGCAGCCCGCCGGACGGCGGACCGTCACCTGGAACGGCGTCTCGGCCAGCGGGGCGCCGGTGGGATCGGGCGCATACGTCGTCAGGTTCGAGGGCCCGGCGGGGGCGCAGACGCGCAAGATCCTGCTGGTGCGGTGA